In one Juglans regia cultivar Chandler chromosome 11, Walnut 2.0, whole genome shotgun sequence genomic region, the following are encoded:
- the LOC108980773 gene encoding uncharacterized protein LOC108980773 — protein MQVLGVKMRDFPSCFGENGVQVADSSSSSTSRAAQNLVTCVYQCRLRGRSCLITVTWSKNLMGQGLGIGIDDSSNQCLCKVDIKPWLFSKRRGSKSLEAYSCKIDIYWDLSAAKFGPGPEPLEGFYVAVVVDRKMVLIMGDLRKEAFKKTNANPVNSNAVCIAKREHIFGKKVFSTKAQFCDNGQIHDLVIECDTISVEDPCLVIRIDSKPVMQVKRLQWKFRGNLPILVDGLAVEVFWDVHNWLFGASLGSAVFMFRTCLSAEKLWASQPLSNPNPFPWSFSQGFSDSKTQCLGFSLILYAWKNE, from the coding sequence ATGCAAGTTCTGGGGGTGAAGATGAGAGATTTCCCATCTTGTTTCGGTGAAAATGGGGTTCAAGTTGCTGATTCTTCCTCGTCAAGCACCAGCAGGGCTGCCCAGAATTTAGTTACTTGTGTCTATCAATGCCGTTTACGTGGCCGGTCTTGCTTGATTACTGTCACGTGGAGTAAAAACCTGATGGGTCAAGGCCTTGGAATTGGGATCGACGATTCATCTAATCAGTGTCTCTGTAAGGTTGATATTAAACCCTGGTTGTTCTCCAAGAGGAGAGGGTCGAAGAGTTTAGAAGCATATTCTTGTAAAATCGATATATATTGGGACCTTTCTGCAGCTAAATTCGGTCCCGGGCCTGAGCCTTTGGAGGGATTTTATGTTGCAGTTGTTGTTGATCGGAAAATGGTTCTGATTATGGGGGATTTGAGAAAAGAAGCTTTCAAGAAAACTAATGCCAACCCTGTAAATTCTAATGCTGTTTGCATTGCCAAGAGAGAGCATATTTTTGGCAAAAAAGTGTTTAGTACCAAGGCTCAATTTTGTGACAATggtcaaattcatgatcttgtgATAGAATGTGACACCATCAGCGTTGAGGATCCATGCTTGGTGATACGCATAGATAGCAAGCCTGTAATGCAGGTGAAGCGGCTTCAATGGAAGTTCCGGGGGAATCTTCCCATCTTGGTTGATGGGCTTGCGGTAGAAGTTTTCTGGGATGTTCATAATTGGCTCTTTGGCGCATCACTTGGAAGTGCTGTTTTTATGTTCAGAACATGCCTATCAGCTGAGAAGTTGTGGGCTAGCCAACCACTTTCCAATCCAAATCCATTTCCGTGGTCGTTCTCGCAAGGATTTTCAGACTCCAAAACACAATGTCTTGGCTTCTCACTGATTTTGTATGCTTGGAAGAATGAATAG
- the LOC108980763 gene encoding protein NDL1-like isoform X2, which produces MGESSDSVSVDMDMVSFGGKECVVKTSKGSVSVFICGDQEKPALITYPDVALNYMSCFQGLFFCPDATSLLLHNFCIYHIDAPGHEVGADVISSDAPLPSVDDLADQVAEVLDFFGLKEVLCLGVTAGAYILTLFAMKYTERVLGLILVSPICKAPSWTEWLYNKVLLNLLYFYGMCGVLKECLLQRYFSKELRCGMHGAESDIIHTFRRVLDERQSLNVMRYLQAINARHDLTEGLKKLQCKTLIFVGESSEFHAESVYMSAKMGRKSCALVEVQACGSLVTEEHPYAMLIPIEFFLMGFGYYRQQHFASSSSNGSNPTSPSCHSCIAPELFSPESLGIKLKPIKTRVDIEI; this is translated from the exons ATGGGCGAGTCAAGTGACTCGGTTTCCGTTGACATGGATATGGTATCTTTTGGAGGGAAG GAATGTGTGGTGAAGACAAGCAAAGGTTCAGTCTCTGTGTTTATATGCGGGGACCAAGAAAAGCCTGCTTTGATAACATACCCAGATGTTGCTCTCAATT ACATGTCTTGTTTCCAAGGCCTCTTCTTCTGTCCAGATGCAACTTCTTTGCTGCTTCATAACTTCTGCATTTACCACATTGATGCCCCAGGCCATGAG GTAGGAGCTGATGTCATTTCTTCAGATGCTCCATTGCCTAGCGTGGACGATCTTGCAGACCAGGTAGCTGAAGTGCTCGATTTCTTTGG GCTGAAAGAGGTTCTGTGCTTAGGTGTAACAGCTGGAGCTTATATCCTTACCCTCTTTGCA ATGAAATATACAGAGCGGGTGCTTGGGTTGATTCTGGTGTCCCCTATCTGTAAAGCACCATCATGGACTGAGTGGCTCTACAATAAG GTATTGTTGAATTTGTTATACTTCTATGGCATGTGTGGTGTACTGAAGGAATGCCTCCTCCAGCGTTACTTTAGTAAG GAACTTAGGTGTGGCATGCATGGTGCAGAGTCGGACATAATACACACTTTCAGAAGG GTACTGGATGAAAGGCAGAGTTTGAATGTCATGCGGTACCTTCAAGCAATTAATGC GAGGCATGACCTTACAGAGGGCTTGAAGAAGTTGCAGTGCAAGACACTTATTTTTGTAGGAGAAAGTAGTGAATTCCACGCAGAATCTGTGTATATGAGTGCcaaaatgggaagaaaaagCTGCGCTCTTGTTGAG GTTCAAGCTTGTGGCTCACTGGTGACGGAAGAGCATCCATATGCTATGCTAATTCCTATTGAATTCTTCTTGATGGGGTTCGGTTACTACAGACAACAACATTTTGCCTCCTCATCAAGTAATGGCTCGAACCCAACTAGCCCTTCTTGCCATTCATGCATAGCACCAGAGCTTTTCTCTCCAGAGAGTCTTGGGATCAAACTTAAACCGATCAAAACCCGAGTAGATATTGAAATTTGA
- the LOC108980763 gene encoding protein NDL1-like isoform X1, giving the protein MGESSDSVSVDMDMVSFGGKECVVKTSKGSVSVFICGDQEKPALITYPDVALNYMSCFQGLFFCPDATSLLLHNFCIYHIDAPGHEVGADVISSDAPLPSVDDLADQVAEVLDFFGLKEVLCLGVTAGAYILTLFAMKYTERVLGLILVSPICKAPSWTEWLYNKVLITRTLSNVLVNVKNYYVAAVMVLLNLLYFYGMCGVLKECLLQRYFSKELRCGMHGAESDIIHTFRRVLDERQSLNVMRYLQAINARHDLTEGLKKLQCKTLIFVGESSEFHAESVYMSAKMGRKSCALVEVQACGSLVTEEHPYAMLIPIEFFLMGFGYYRQQHFASSSSNGSNPTSPSCHSCIAPELFSPESLGIKLKPIKTRVDIEI; this is encoded by the exons ATGGGCGAGTCAAGTGACTCGGTTTCCGTTGACATGGATATGGTATCTTTTGGAGGGAAG GAATGTGTGGTGAAGACAAGCAAAGGTTCAGTCTCTGTGTTTATATGCGGGGACCAAGAAAAGCCTGCTTTGATAACATACCCAGATGTTGCTCTCAATT ACATGTCTTGTTTCCAAGGCCTCTTCTTCTGTCCAGATGCAACTTCTTTGCTGCTTCATAACTTCTGCATTTACCACATTGATGCCCCAGGCCATGAG GTAGGAGCTGATGTCATTTCTTCAGATGCTCCATTGCCTAGCGTGGACGATCTTGCAGACCAGGTAGCTGAAGTGCTCGATTTCTTTGG GCTGAAAGAGGTTCTGTGCTTAGGTGTAACAGCTGGAGCTTATATCCTTACCCTCTTTGCA ATGAAATATACAGAGCGGGTGCTTGGGTTGATTCTGGTGTCCCCTATCTGTAAAGCACCATCATGGACTGAGTGGCTCTACAATAAGGTTCTAATCACCAGGACTCTGTCAAATGTGCTTGTGAATGTGAAAAACTATTATGTGGCAGCAGTCATG GTATTGTTGAATTTGTTATACTTCTATGGCATGTGTGGTGTACTGAAGGAATGCCTCCTCCAGCGTTACTTTAGTAAG GAACTTAGGTGTGGCATGCATGGTGCAGAGTCGGACATAATACACACTTTCAGAAGG GTACTGGATGAAAGGCAGAGTTTGAATGTCATGCGGTACCTTCAAGCAATTAATGC GAGGCATGACCTTACAGAGGGCTTGAAGAAGTTGCAGTGCAAGACACTTATTTTTGTAGGAGAAAGTAGTGAATTCCACGCAGAATCTGTGTATATGAGTGCcaaaatgggaagaaaaagCTGCGCTCTTGTTGAG GTTCAAGCTTGTGGCTCACTGGTGACGGAAGAGCATCCATATGCTATGCTAATTCCTATTGAATTCTTCTTGATGGGGTTCGGTTACTACAGACAACAACATTTTGCCTCCTCATCAAGTAATGGCTCGAACCCAACTAGCCCTTCTTGCCATTCATGCATAGCACCAGAGCTTTTCTCTCCAGAGAGTCTTGGGATCAAACTTAAACCGATCAAAACCCGAGTAGATATTGAAATTTGA